Proteins found in one Streptomyces sp. NBC_00461 genomic segment:
- the fabG gene encoding 3-oxoacyl-[acyl-carrier-protein] reductase → MSRSVLVTGGNRGIGLAIARAFADAGDKVAITYRSGEPPAGFLAVKCDITDTEQVEQAYKEIEAEHGPVEVLVANAGITKDQLLMRMSEEDFTSVIDTNLTGTFRVVKRANRGMLRAKKGRVVLISSVVGLFGGPGQANYAASKAALVGFARSLARELGSRNITFNVVAPGFVDTDMTKVLTDEQREGIVKQVPLGRYAQPEEVAATVRFLASDDASYITGAVIPVDGGLGMGH, encoded by the coding sequence TTGAGCCGCTCGGTTCTCGTCACCGGAGGCAACCGGGGCATCGGCCTCGCCATCGCCCGCGCATTCGCCGACGCCGGCGACAAGGTCGCGATCACGTACCGCTCGGGTGAGCCGCCGGCAGGCTTCCTGGCCGTCAAGTGCGACATCACCGACACCGAGCAGGTGGAGCAGGCCTACAAGGAGATCGAGGCCGAGCACGGCCCGGTCGAGGTCCTCGTGGCCAATGCCGGCATCACCAAGGACCAGCTCCTGATGCGCATGTCCGAGGAGGACTTCACCTCGGTCATCGACACCAACCTCACCGGCACCTTCCGTGTGGTCAAGCGCGCCAACCGCGGAATGCTGCGCGCCAAGAAGGGCCGCGTCGTCCTCATCTCCTCGGTCGTCGGGCTGTTCGGCGGCCCCGGTCAGGCCAACTACGCCGCCTCCAAGGCCGCCCTCGTCGGCTTCGCGCGCTCCCTCGCCCGTGAGCTGGGCTCACGCAACATCACCTTCAACGTCGTCGCGCCCGGCTTCGTCGACACCGACATGACCAAGGTGCTCACCGACGAGCAGCGTGAGGGCATCGTGAAGCAGGTGCCGCTCGGCCGCTACGCGCAGCCGGAGGAGGTGGCCGCTACGGTGCGGTTCCTCGCCTCCGACGACGCCTCGTACATCACTGGAGCCGTCATTCCCGTTGACGGCGGACTGGGAATGGGTCACTGA
- a CDS encoding metallopeptidase TldD-related protein has translation MSARTNKPHDIVERALELSAADGCVVIADEHSTANLRWAGNTLTTNGVTRGRTLTVIATVDGKEGTASGVVSRSAVTVDELEPLVRAAEAAARAAGPAEDAQPLVTGVTQAPDFTDAPAETTSAVFADFAPALGEAFARARAGGRELYGFANHELVSSYMGTSTGLRLRHDQPNGTLELNAKSPDRTRSAWAGRSTRDFKDVDPAALDAELAVRLGWAERRIELPAGRYETLLPPTAVADLLIYQLWSASGRDAVEGRTVFSRPGGGTRVGDRLSELPLTLRSDPNEPGLESAPFVIAHSSGGDQSVFDNGLPLAATDWVREGELRHLTTSRHSAGLTGLPVAPAIDNLVLTGGDDRSLDEMVAGTERGLLLTCLWYIREVDPATLLLTGLTRDGVYLVENGEVTGEVNNFRFNESPIDLLGRATEAGRTEKTLPREWSDWFTRAAMPALRVPDFNMSSVSQGV, from the coding sequence ATGAGCGCCCGCACCAACAAGCCGCACGACATCGTCGAGCGGGCCCTGGAGCTGTCCGCCGCCGATGGCTGCGTCGTGATCGCCGACGAGCACTCGACCGCCAACCTGCGCTGGGCGGGCAACACGCTCACGACGAACGGTGTCACGCGCGGGCGCACGCTCACGGTCATCGCGACCGTCGACGGCAAGGAGGGCACCGCCTCGGGTGTCGTTTCGCGCTCGGCCGTGACCGTGGACGAGCTGGAGCCGCTGGTCCGGGCAGCCGAGGCCGCCGCGCGCGCCGCCGGGCCCGCGGAGGACGCGCAGCCGCTGGTCACGGGCGTGACGCAGGCGCCGGACTTCACAGACGCGCCCGCGGAGACGACCTCCGCCGTGTTCGCCGACTTCGCTCCGGCGCTCGGCGAGGCCTTCGCACGCGCGCGTGCGGGCGGTCGGGAGCTGTACGGCTTCGCCAACCACGAGCTCGTGTCGAGCTACATGGGTACGTCGACGGGTCTGCGCCTGCGACACGACCAGCCCAACGGGACGCTGGAGCTGAACGCCAAGTCGCCTGACCGTACGCGCTCGGCGTGGGCGGGCCGCTCCACCCGGGACTTCAAGGACGTCGACCCGGCGGCGCTGGACGCGGAGCTAGCCGTGCGCCTCGGCTGGGCCGAGCGACGCATCGAGCTGCCGGCCGGGCGCTACGAGACGCTGCTGCCGCCGACCGCCGTCGCGGACCTGCTGATCTATCAGCTGTGGTCGGCCTCGGGCCGGGACGCGGTCGAGGGCCGCACGGTGTTCTCCAGGCCGGGTGGCGGCACGCGCGTGGGCGACAGGCTCAGCGAGCTGCCGCTGACCCTGCGCAGCGACCCGAACGAGCCGGGCCTGGAGTCGGCTCCCTTCGTGATCGCGCACTCCTCCGGCGGCGACCAGTCGGTCTTCGACAACGGCCTGCCGCTCGCGGCCACCGACTGGGTCCGTGAGGGCGAGCTCCGGCACCTCACGACGAGCCGGCACAGCGCGGGCCTGACCGGGCTGCCCGTCGCCCCCGCCATCGACAACCTCGTCCTGACCGGCGGCGACGACCGCTCGCTGGACGAGATGGTCGCCGGCACCGAGCGCGGTCTGCTGCTGACGTGCCTGTGGTACATCCGCGAGGTGGATCCCGCGACGCTGCTGCTGACCGGCCTGACCAGGGACGGCGTGTACCTCGTCGAGAACGGCGAGGTGACGGGCGAGGTGAACAACTTCCGGTTCAACGAGTCGCCGATCGACCTGCTGGGGCGGGCCACCGAGGCGGGACGCACGGAAAAGACGCTGCCGCGGGAGTGGAGCGACTGGTTCACTAGGGCTGCGATGCCCGCGCTGCGGGTGCCGGACTTCAATATGAGCTCTGTCAGTCAGGGCGTATAA
- the serB gene encoding phosphoserine phosphatase SerB produces MSASQTSTSDVPTLLVKIFGKDRPGITAGLFDTLAAYSVDVVDIEQVVTRGRIVLCALVTPPADGVEGDLRATVHSWAESMKMQAEIISGHGDNRPRGLGRSLVTVLGHPLTSEATARIAAKITKAGGNIDRIFRLAKYPVTAVEFAVSGVETEPLRTALVTDAAALGVDVAVVAAGLHRRAQRLVVMDVDSTLIQDEVIELFAAHAGCEDKVADVTAAAMRGELDFEQSLHARVALLEGLDASVVDKVRSEVRLTPGARTLIRTLKRLGYQVGVVSGGFTQVTDDLKERLGLDFAQANTLEIVDGKLTGKVTGEIVDRAGKARLLRRFAAEAGVPLAQTVAIGDGANDLDMLNAAGLGVAFNAKPVVREAAHTAVNVPFLDTVLYLLGVTREEVEAADTHDEE; encoded by the coding sequence ATGAGCGCATCGCAGACCTCGACCTCTGACGTTCCCACTCTCCTCGTCAAGATCTTCGGCAAGGACAGGCCGGGAATCACGGCCGGTCTCTTCGACACCCTCGCCGCCTACTCCGTCGACGTGGTCGACATCGAGCAGGTCGTCACTCGTGGCCGGATCGTGCTGTGCGCCCTCGTGACGCCTCCGGCCGACGGAGTCGAGGGGGATCTGCGGGCGACCGTCCACAGCTGGGCCGAGTCGATGAAGATGCAGGCCGAGATCATCTCCGGGCATGGTGACAACCGGCCACGAGGTCTCGGACGCTCACTGGTCACCGTGCTCGGGCATCCGCTCACGTCGGAGGCGACCGCCCGGATCGCCGCCAAGATCACCAAGGCCGGCGGCAACATCGACCGCATCTTCCGCCTCGCGAAGTACCCCGTGACGGCGGTCGAGTTCGCGGTCTCCGGTGTCGAGACCGAACCCCTGCGCACCGCGCTGGTGACGGACGCGGCGGCACTCGGTGTCGATGTGGCTGTCGTCGCGGCGGGGCTGCACCGGCGGGCGCAGCGGCTGGTCGTCATGGACGTCGACTCCACGCTCATCCAGGACGAGGTGATCGAGCTCTTCGCCGCCCACGCGGGCTGCGAGGACAAGGTCGCCGATGTGACGGCCGCCGCGATGCGCGGCGAGCTGGACTTCGAGCAGTCACTGCACGCGCGCGTGGCGCTCCTGGAAGGGCTCGACGCGTCCGTGGTGGACAAGGTGCGCAGTGAGGTACGGCTGACACCCGGTGCCCGCACACTGATCCGCACGCTGAAGCGGCTCGGGTACCAAGTGGGTGTGGTGTCCGGTGGGTTCACCCAGGTCACCGACGACCTCAAGGAGCGGCTCGGGCTCGACTTCGCCCAGGCCAACACCCTGGAGATCGTCGACGGGAAGCTGACCGGCAAGGTCACCGGCGAGATCGTCGACCGCGCGGGCAAGGCACGGCTGCTGCGCCGGTTCGCCGCCGAGGCGGGCGTACCGCTCGCCCAGACCGTGGCGATCGGCGACGGCGCCAACGACCTGGACATGCTGAACGCGGCCGGTCTCGGTGTCGCCTTCAACGCCAAGCCGGTCGTGCGGGAGGCGGCGCACACCGCGGTGAACGTGCCCTTCCTCGACACGGTCCTGTACCTGCTGGGCGTCACCCGCGAAGAGGTCGAGGCGGCGGACACCCACGACGAGGAGTAG
- a CDS encoding GlsB/YeaQ/YmgE family stress response membrane protein → MGWLWAIIVGFVLGLIAKAIIPGKQHSPLWLTTICGMLGAIAGNAIARGFGVESTRGIDWSRHAFQLVAAIIIVFLVDMAYMATIGKRKQTA, encoded by the coding sequence ATGGGCTGGTTGTGGGCGATCATCGTGGGATTCGTGCTGGGCCTGATCGCCAAGGCGATCATCCCGGGCAAGCAGCACAGCCCCCTCTGGCTGACCACCATCTGCGGCATGCTCGGCGCCATCGCCGGCAACGCCATCGCACGCGGGTTCGGCGTTGAATCGACCCGGGGCATCGACTGGAGCCGGCACGCGTTCCAGCTCGTGGCCGCGATCATCATCGTCTTCCTCGTCGACATGGCGTACATGGCGACGATCGGCAAGAGAAAGCAGACGGCCTGA
- the fabI gene encoding enoyl-ACP reductase FabI, protein MSGILEGKRILITGVLTEASIAFHAARLAQEQGAEIILTAFPRPTLTERIAKKLPKPTKVIELDVTNDEHLGRLADIVGEELGGLDGVVHSIGFAPQDALGGNFLNTPFESVATAMHVSAFSLKSLTMACLPLMQNGGSVVGLTFDAQYAWPQYDWMGPAKAALEATSRYMARDLGKQNIRCNLVSAGPLGSMAAKSIPGFSDLASVWDSRSPLEWDLKDPEPAGKGIVALLSDWFPKTTGEIIHVDGGLHAIGA, encoded by the coding sequence ATGAGCGGAATTCTTGAGGGCAAGCGCATCCTGATCACTGGTGTGCTGACGGAGGCCTCCATCGCCTTCCACGCCGCCAGGCTGGCACAGGAGCAGGGTGCCGAGATCATCCTCACCGCGTTCCCGCGGCCCACGCTGACCGAGCGCATCGCCAAGAAGCTCCCGAAGCCCACCAAGGTCATCGAGCTCGACGTCACCAACGACGAGCACCTCGGCCGCCTGGCCGACATCGTCGGCGAGGAGCTCGGCGGCCTCGACGGCGTCGTGCACTCCATCGGCTTCGCCCCGCAGGACGCGCTCGGCGGCAACTTCCTGAACACGCCGTTCGAGTCGGTCGCCACGGCCATGCACGTCTCGGCGTTCTCCCTGAAGTCGCTGACCATGGCCTGCCTGCCGCTGATGCAGAACGGCGGCTCGGTCGTCGGCCTCACCTTCGACGCGCAGTACGCCTGGCCGCAGTACGACTGGATGGGCCCGGCCAAGGCCGCGCTGGAGGCCACCAGCCGCTACATGGCCCGTGACCTGGGCAAGCAGAACATCCGCTGCAACCTCGTCTCGGCGGGCCCGCTCGGCTCGATGGCCGCCAAGTCCATCCCCGGCTTCAGTGACCTGGCCTCCGTCTGGGACAGCCGCTCCCCGCTGGAGTGGGACCTCAAGGACCCGGAGCCGGCCGGCAAGGGCATCGTCGCCCTGCTGAGCGACTGGTTCCCGAAGACCACGGGCGAGATCATCCACGTGGACGGCGGTCTGCACGCCATCGGCGCGTGA
- a CDS encoding TldD/PmbA family protein, whose amino-acid sequence MPHTIDEAFRALPLRALADAALARARALGAEHADFRFERVRSASWRLRDAKPAGSSDTTDLGYAVRVVHGGTWGFASGVDLSLDAAAKVASQAVAMAKLSAQVIKAAGSDERVELADEPVHTDRTWISSYEIDPFSVPDEEKAALLADWSSRLLAAGGVNHVDASLLTVHENKFYADTAGTVTTQQRVRLHPQLTAVAVDESSGEFDSMRTIAPPVGRGWEYLTGTGWDWESELEQIPELLAEKMRAPSVEAGLYDLVVDPSNLWLTIHESIGHATELDRALGYEAAYAGTSFATFDQLGKLRYGSDLMNVTGDRTAEHGLATIGYDDEGVEGQSWDLVKDGTLVGYQLDRRIAKLTGFERSNGCAYADSPGHVPVQRMANVSLRPDPAGMSTEDLIGGVDRGIYVVGDRSWSIDMQRYNFQFTGQRFFRVENGRITGQLRDVAYQATTTDFWGSMAAVGGPQTYVLGGAFNCGKAQPGQVAAVSHGCPSALFKGVNILNTTQEAGR is encoded by the coding sequence GTGCCTCATACCATCGACGAAGCCTTCAGGGCACTTCCCCTACGCGCCCTCGCCGACGCAGCGCTCGCACGCGCGCGTGCGCTGGGCGCCGAGCACGCGGACTTCCGGTTCGAGCGGGTGCGCAGCGCGTCCTGGCGGCTGAGGGACGCCAAGCCCGCCGGGTCGTCGGACACCACCGATCTGGGGTACGCGGTGCGCGTCGTGCACGGCGGTACGTGGGGCTTCGCCTCGGGGGTGGATCTGAGCCTCGACGCGGCCGCCAAGGTCGCCTCGCAGGCGGTGGCGATGGCGAAACTGTCCGCCCAGGTGATCAAGGCGGCCGGCTCGGACGAGCGCGTGGAGCTGGCCGACGAGCCGGTGCACACCGACCGGACCTGGATCTCGTCGTACGAGATCGATCCCTTCTCCGTGCCCGACGAGGAGAAGGCTGCGCTGCTGGCGGACTGGAGTTCACGGCTGCTCGCCGCGGGCGGCGTCAACCACGTCGACGCCTCGCTGCTCACCGTGCACGAGAACAAGTTCTACGCCGACACGGCGGGGACCGTGACGACGCAGCAGCGCGTGCGGCTGCATCCGCAGCTGACGGCTGTGGCGGTCGACGAGTCGAGCGGTGAGTTCGACTCGATGCGGACCATCGCGCCGCCGGTCGGACGCGGCTGGGAGTACCTCACCGGCACCGGCTGGGACTGGGAGAGCGAGCTGGAGCAGATCCCGGAGCTGCTCGCCGAGAAGATGCGCGCGCCGAGCGTCGAGGCGGGCCTGTACGACCTCGTCGTCGACCCGTCCAACCTGTGGCTGACCATCCACGAGTCCATCGGCCACGCCACCGAACTGGACCGCGCGCTCGGCTACGAGGCCGCCTACGCCGGCACCTCCTTCGCCACCTTCGACCAGCTCGGCAAGCTGCGCTACGGCTCCGACCTGATGAACGTCACCGGCGACCGCACCGCCGAGCACGGCCTCGCGACCATCGGCTACGACGACGAGGGCGTGGAGGGCCAGTCCTGGGACCTGGTGAAGGACGGCACGCTGGTCGGCTACCAGCTGGACCGGCGGATCGCGAAGCTGACCGGCTTCGAGCGCTCCAACGGCTGCGCGTACGCCGACTCCCCCGGTCATGTGCCCGTGCAGCGCATGGCCAACGTGTCCCTGCGGCCGGATCCGGCCGGGATGTCGACCGAGGACCTGATCGGCGGGGTCGACCGCGGGATCTACGTCGTCGGGGACCGGTCCTGGTCCATCGACATGCAGCGCTACAACTTCCAATTTACGGGGCAGCGGTTCTTCAGGGTCGAGAACGGGCGGATCACCGGGCAGCTGCGGGACGTCGCGTACCAGGCGACGACCACCGACTTCTGGGGCTCGATGGCCGCGGTGGGCGGCCCGCAGACCTACGTCCTCGGCGGCGCCTTCAACTGCGGCAAGGCCCAGCCGGGCCAGGTCGCCGCCGTGTCGCACGGCTGCCCCTCCGCGCTCTTCAAGGGCGTCAACATCCTCAACACCACGCAGGAGGCCGGTCGATGA
- the tyrS gene encoding tyrosine--tRNA ligase, with protein MTDIVDELKWRGLIALSTDEDALRKAFADGPVTFYCGFDPTAPSLHLGNLVQILTMRRIQQAGNRPLGLVGGATGLIGDPKPNSERTLNAPEVVAQWVERLRGQIAPLLDFEGPNAAVMVNNLDWTQGMSAIEFLRDVGKHFRVNKMIAKEAVARRLESQEGISYTEFSYQILQGMDYLELYRRYGCTLQTGGSDQWGNLTSGTDLIHKVEPDAVVHALGTPLITKADGTKFGKTESGTVWLDPEMTTPYAFYQFWLNADDRDVSKFLRIFSFRSREEIEELEKQTEERPQARAAQRALAEELTTLVHGADQTAAVTAASRALFGQGELADLDEKTLTASLSEVPHIQVAELGLVVDLLAEVGLVASKSAARRTVKEGGAYVNNVKVAAEDAVPAKEDLLHGRWLVLRRGKKNLAAVEVTGA; from the coding sequence GTGACGGACATCGTCGACGAACTGAAGTGGCGCGGGCTGATCGCCCTCTCCACTGACGAGGACGCATTGCGCAAGGCGTTCGCGGACGGTCCTGTCACGTTCTATTGCGGCTTCGACCCGACCGCGCCCAGTCTGCACCTCGGCAACCTCGTGCAGATCCTGACGATGCGCCGGATCCAGCAGGCGGGCAACCGTCCGCTGGGCCTGGTCGGGGGCGCCACCGGCCTGATCGGTGACCCGAAGCCGAACTCCGAGCGCACGCTCAACGCCCCCGAGGTCGTAGCCCAGTGGGTCGAGCGGCTGCGCGGCCAAATCGCCCCGCTGCTCGACTTCGAGGGCCCGAACGCGGCGGTCATGGTCAACAACCTGGACTGGACCCAGGGCATGTCGGCCATCGAGTTCCTGCGGGACGTCGGCAAGCACTTCCGCGTGAACAAGATGATCGCGAAGGAGGCCGTCGCCCGGCGCCTGGAGTCCCAGGAAGGGATCAGCTACACGGAGTTCAGCTACCAGATCCTGCAGGGCATGGACTACCTGGAGCTGTACCGGCGGTACGGCTGCACGCTGCAGACCGGCGGCAGCGACCAGTGGGGCAACCTCACCTCGGGCACCGACCTGATCCACAAGGTCGAGCCGGACGCGGTGGTGCACGCGCTGGGGACGCCGCTGATCACCAAGGCCGACGGCACCAAGTTCGGCAAGACGGAGTCCGGCACGGTCTGGCTCGACCCCGAGATGACCACGCCGTACGCCTTCTACCAGTTCTGGCTGAACGCGGACGACCGGGACGTCTCCAAGTTCCTGCGCATCTTCAGCTTCCGTTCCCGTGAGGAGATCGAGGAGCTGGAGAAGCAGACCGAGGAGCGTCCGCAGGCCCGGGCCGCTCAGCGTGCGCTGGCCGAGGAGCTGACGACGCTGGTGCACGGCGCGGACCAGACGGCCGCCGTGACCGCCGCGTCCAGGGCCCTGTTCGGGCAGGGCGAGCTGGCGGACCTCGATGAGAAGACGCTCACCGCGTCCCTCTCCGAGGTGCCGCACATCCAGGTCGCCGAGCTGGGGCTCGTCGTGGACCTCCTGGCCGAGGTCGGCCTGGTGGCCAGCAAGTCCGCCGCGCGCCGGACCGTGAAGGAGGGCGGCGCCTACGTGAACAACGTGAAGGTCGCCGCGGAGGACGCCGTGCCCGCCAAGGAGGATCTGCTGCACGGGCGGTGGCTGGTACTGCGCCGGGGCAAGAAGAACCTGGCCGCGGTCGAGGTCACAGGAGCCTAG
- a CDS encoding SixA phosphatase family protein: MSVAEPRRIVLFRHAKADWPQVADHERPLAERGRSDAAVSGRKLVDTGIPFDLALCSTSVRTRETWKLAVHEFAHRPKTVYEERIYEASPGELIALLNEVPDDAQNVVLIGHNPGVQGLAEVLAGSAEGDTRERMNRLGFPAAAFAVLSFESSWKSLEPAVATLLDYWAPTE, from the coding sequence ATGAGCGTCGCAGAACCCCGCAGGATCGTCCTTTTCCGGCATGCGAAAGCCGACTGGCCACAGGTCGCGGACCACGAGCGCCCCCTCGCTGAGCGGGGCCGCTCGGACGCGGCAGTCTCCGGACGCAAGCTGGTCGACACCGGCATCCCCTTCGACCTGGCCCTTTGCTCCACCTCGGTCCGGACCCGCGAGACCTGGAAGCTCGCCGTCCACGAGTTCGCGCATCGGCCGAAAACCGTCTACGAGGAGCGGATCTACGAGGCCTCGCCCGGCGAGCTGATCGCGCTGCTCAACGAAGTCCCCGACGACGCGCAGAACGTCGTACTCATCGGCCACAACCCGGGCGTTCAGGGCCTCGCCGAGGTGCTGGCCGGTTCGGCCGAAGGCGACACCCGCGAGCGGATGAACCGCCTGGGCTTCCCGGCCGCCGCCTTTGCCGTCCTGTCCTTCGAGAGCTCCTGGAAGAGCCTGGAGCCGGCCGTGGCCACGCTGCTCGACTACTGGGCGCCGACCGAGTAG
- a CDS encoding FadR/GntR family transcriptional regulator: MPLSHPRRSALSEQVIAALRHQITSGEWPVGSRIPTEPELVEQLGVARNTVREAVRALAHNGLLDIRQGSGTYVVATSELAGVMHRRFADADPRHIAELRATLESAAARLAAGRRTEKDLKQLDALLVRREEAWESGETEAFVTADATFHLAVVAASHNDVMSAMYADLGEVLRDWLREDIGTELTPETYMDHTRLVDAIRAGDAEAAGVEAASYPFLCRPGRFTASGD; encoded by the coding sequence ATGCCCCTGAGTCACCCCCGCCGTTCCGCGCTGTCCGAGCAGGTCATCGCGGCACTGCGGCACCAGATCACCTCGGGCGAGTGGCCGGTCGGCTCACGCATCCCGACGGAACCGGAGCTGGTCGAGCAGCTCGGCGTCGCACGGAACACGGTCCGTGAGGCCGTCCGCGCACTCGCGCACAACGGCCTGCTGGACATCCGCCAGGGCTCCGGCACCTATGTCGTGGCGACCAGTGAGCTGGCGGGTGTGATGCACCGCCGCTTCGCCGACGCGGACCCGCGGCACATCGCCGAGCTGCGCGCCACGCTGGAGTCGGCGGCAGCGAGGCTCGCCGCCGGGCGGCGCACGGAGAAGGACCTCAAGCAGCTCGACGCGCTGCTCGTGCGGCGCGAGGAGGCCTGGGAGTCCGGCGAGACGGAGGCGTTCGTGACGGCGGACGCGACCTTCCACCTGGCGGTGGTGGCGGCGTCCCACAACGACGTGATGAGCGCGATGTACGCGGACCTCGGCGAGGTGCTGCGGGACTGGCTGCGCGAGGACATCGGCACGGAGCTGACACCGGAGACGTACATGGACCACACCCGGCTGGTCGACGCGATCCGCGCGGGGGACGCCGAGGCGGCGGGCGTCGAGGCGGCGAGCTATCCGTTCCTGTGCCGCCCCGGACGGTTCACCGCTTCTGGTGACTGA
- a CDS encoding CynX/NimT family MFS transporter, producing the protein MIGVMASQETRTTTSAAVRSSAADEHRRPATRAWTMRLLVIGIVLSALNLRPAITSLGALLEEVRDGLGMSGSMAGLLTSVPPLCFAVFGVMAARLARRFGPGAVVCAGMVAITAGLLIRPYTGSTAGFLAASALALMGIAVSNVLMPVIVKRWFPDRVGSMTGLYSMALALGTAAAAAVTVPLTDALGGSWKSGLTVWAALAATAVVPWIPFVRQRGAEPAEQPAGPREHARVEAPALRITRSRTAWALAVFFGLQATAAYITMGWMAQIFRDAGVPAGTAGLLLAVTMVMGVPLAFVIPRVAARLPHQGPIVIALGACGLAGYAGLYLAPAAGAWAWALLLGIANCAFPLALTMVGMRARTGAGVAQLSAFAQSTGYLISIPGPLLVGVLYQHSGGWGLPIALMAALMVPQMLVGVLAGRDRTVEDEAARGPRSRR; encoded by the coding sequence ATGATAGGCGTCATGGCAAGCCAGGAAACCAGGACGACGACATCCGCGGCCGTGCGCAGTTCGGCCGCGGACGAGCACCGGCGACCCGCCACGCGCGCATGGACGATGCGACTGCTCGTGATCGGCATCGTCCTGTCGGCGCTCAACCTCCGCCCCGCCATCACCAGCCTCGGCGCGCTCCTCGAAGAGGTCCGCGACGGGCTCGGCATGAGCGGCAGCATGGCCGGACTGCTCACCTCCGTGCCCCCGCTCTGCTTCGCCGTCTTCGGCGTCATGGCCGCACGCCTCGCCCGCCGTTTCGGACCGGGCGCGGTGGTGTGCGCGGGCATGGTCGCCATCACCGCGGGCCTGCTCATACGGCCGTACACGGGCAGCACGGCCGGCTTCCTGGCCGCGAGCGCCCTCGCCCTCATGGGCATCGCGGTCAGCAACGTCCTCATGCCGGTCATCGTCAAGCGCTGGTTCCCGGACCGGGTCGGCTCCATGACCGGCCTCTACTCCATGGCCCTCGCCCTGGGGACGGCGGCCGCGGCGGCGGTGACCGTGCCCCTGACCGACGCGCTGGGCGGAAGCTGGAAGTCGGGGCTCACGGTGTGGGCGGCTCTCGCCGCGACGGCGGTGGTGCCGTGGATCCCGTTCGTACGGCAGCGGGGCGCGGAGCCCGCCGAGCAGCCGGCCGGACCGCGGGAGCACGCGCGCGTGGAGGCACCCGCGCTGCGGATCACCCGGAGCCGCACCGCCTGGGCGCTCGCCGTCTTCTTCGGGCTCCAGGCCACCGCTGCCTACATCACGATGGGCTGGATGGCGCAGATCTTCCGGGACGCGGGCGTGCCCGCGGGCACGGCGGGGCTGCTGCTCGCCGTCACCATGGTGATGGGCGTGCCGCTGGCCTTCGTCATCCCGCGAGTCGCCGCCAGGCTGCCGCACCAGGGTCCGATCGTGATCGCGCTGGGCGCCTGCGGACTCGCCGGTTATGCCGGCCTGTATCTCGCACCGGCCGCCGGGGCCTGGGCCTGGGCGCTGCTGCTCGGCATCGCCAACTGCGCCTTCCCGCTCGCCCTCACGATGGTCGGCATGCGGGCCAGGACCGGCGCGGGCGTCGCCCAGCTGTCGGCCTTCGCGCAGAGCACCGGCTATCTGATCTCCATCCCCGGCCCCCTCCTGGTGGGCGTGCTCTACCAGCACAGCGGCGGCTGGGGTCTGCCGATCGCGCTCATGGCCGCGCTGATGGTCCCGCAGATGCTGGTCGGCGTCCTGGCGGGGCGCGATCGCACGGTGGAGGACGAGGCGGCCCGCGGGCCCCGCAGCCGCCGCTGA
- a CDS encoding SGM_5486 family transporter-associated protein, whose protein sequence is MPVLDPNPQNGQKKMLLVFGSFLAIFVIIAVIATIASP, encoded by the coding sequence ATGCCAGTGCTCGACCCGAATCCCCAGAACGGCCAGAAGAAGATGCTGCTCGTCTTCGGCTCGTTCCTCGCCATCTTCGTGATCATCGCCGTCATCGCGACGATCGCCTCGCCGTGA